One window of the Haemorhous mexicanus isolate bHaeMex1 chromosome 15, bHaeMex1.pri, whole genome shotgun sequence genome contains the following:
- the SIMC1 gene encoding SUMO-interacting motif-containing protein 1 isoform X2 produces the protein MDNNVVLVSDSDSEGAPSPPPQPCCSRHSLPGPAVSPAAPARHGAAAAHKMAALPWRAGTGGAHGQAASGAVEEEIIDLTCEDANTYPTPSSSLAVIDLTEDMCSLLQSTLGAAQNSRNAAPAAHMSHPQLCPTVEKETQAVPEPSPAPALHNASEKLSSSMVTAETMENCRCLSPDSRRHSWSLEQDYSTTAFNSSLDSQSDSDCQSPSPPSLDSNSSMRADDPEEDPPRPCPERNLPPRLSPAPTLLITPGKAQRSLPEASDFPAHQPILQATPAMTDADSKALLDKLHNFSRNGIQHLFLQGIAPNRETQKQKPGLIPRGKLSMVHTTMEENSLEGTLYFLNEFVSCQHRPPKEIICHLIKQMLLDTYEGEILNDIYTLLMKIQMLHPANITTVGWDWTLVKFIMEQQEKPPGWLLFLQYVVQTLEDDFQHNLKSYQLQKSIAKKVLSCDLCFNNVKEVVNWLVAAVTGVGFSQPRKQLQEARAEHSSSSPRLASTKTAQKEEAQTAFFVQKMMLLLQRMLAMAVEVDRSPTCSSRKIADDIFPFILNIPLRSQREALLNTMENQLLRCRLLELLFQHSCDMPTTSAMSLDKVLYFLSHSSVLPQFQDETATWQRWDEMLQYLSLLLLSYHSVKLEHLRTSVSDRMKLIAQKAKPRLQDSDDISQLDIQLKMNDFITRMQKTLGEPFPPQIQEKLFMLQELFFIVTAA, from the exons ATGGACAACAACGTGGTCCTCGTCAGCGATTCGGACTCGGAGGGCGCCCCCTCGCCGccgccccagccctgctgctcccgcCACTcgctgcccggccccgccgtgAGTCCCGCGGCTCCCGCCAGGCACGGCGCCGCTGCCGCACACAAGATGGCGGCGCTGCCATGGCGGGCAGGGACGGGAGGCGCGCACGGACAAGCAGCCTCGGGGGCAGTGGAGGAG gagaTCATTGACCTGACCTGTGAGGATGCAAACACATACCCGACGCCGTCAAGCAGCCTCGCCGTCATTGACCTGACTGAGGACATGTGCAGCCTTCTCCAGTCCACCCTTGGTGCTGCTCAGAACTCCAGAaatgctgccccagctgcacaCATGTCCCATCCCCAACTCTGCCCCACtgtagaaaaagaaacacaggcAGTGCCGGAGCCGAGCCCTGCACCAGCATTACACAATGCTTCTGAGAAGCTCAGTTCCAGCATGGTCACAGCAGAAACCATGGAGAACTGCAGATGCCTTTCTCCTGACTCTAGGCGCCACAgctggagcctggagcaggattACAGCACTACTGCCTTTAACAGCAGCTTGGACTCACAGTCAGACTCAGACTGCCAGTCCCCATCTCCCCCCAGCCTGGACAGCAACAGCAGCATGAGAGCTGATGACCCAGAGGAGGATCCTCCTCGGCCCTGCCCAGAAAGGAACCTTCCcccaaggctgagccctgccccaACCCTTCTTATAACACCAGGAAAGGCCCAAAGGTCTTTGCCAGAAGCAAGTGACTTCCCAGCACACCAACCAATCCTGCAAGCCACCCCAGCCATGACTGATGCTGACAGCAAGGCCTTGCTGGATAAACTGCACAACTTCAGCAGGAATGGAATCCAGCACCTCTTCCTCCAAGGCATAGCACCCAACAGGGAAACACAGAAG CAAAAACCTGGGCTCATCCCCAGGGGGAAGCTGAGCATGGTGCACACCACCATGGAGGAGAACAGCCTGGAGGGTACCTTGTATTTCCTGAACGAGTTTGTCTCCTGCCAGCACCGCCCCCCCAAAGAAATCATCTGCCACCTGATCAAACAGATGCTGTTGGACACCTACGAAGGGGAGATCCTCAATGACATCTACACACTGCTGATGAAGATCCAAAT GCTCCATCCAGCCAACATCACCACAGTGGGATGGGACTGGACATTGGTGAAATTCATCATGgagcagcag gAGAAGCCCCCTGGCTGGCTCCTCTTCCTGCAGTACGTGGTACAGACCCTGGAGGATGACTTCCAGCACAATCTGAAGTCCTACCAGCTGCAGAAGTCAATTGCCAAGAAAGTGCTTTCATGTGACTTGTGCTTCAACAATGTCAA ggaagtggtcaatTGGTTGGTGGCAGCAGTTACAGGAGTTGGGTTCTCCCAGCCCCGGAAACAGCTACAAGAAGCCAGGGCTGAACACAGCTCATCTTCACCAAGGCTGGCCAGCACCAAGACAGCTCAGAAAGAAGAGGCCCAGACAGCTTTCTTTGTCCAAAA GATGATGCTCCTGCTCCAGCGGATGTTGGCCATGGCAGTGGAAGTGGACAGAtctcccacctgcagctcccgTAAGATTGCAGACGACATTTTCCCGTTCATACTGAATATCCCCCTGAGGAGCCAAAG GGAAGCTTTATTAAACACCATGGAGAACCAGCTCCTGCGCTGCAGACTGCTGGAGCTGCTATTCCAGCATAGTTGTGACATGCCCACAACCTCAGCCATGTCTCTGGACAAGGTTCTGTATTTCCTGAGCCACTCCTCTGTGCTGCCACAATTCCAG GATGAAACAGCAACATGGCAAAGGTGGGATGAGATGCTGCAGTACTtgagtttgctgctgctgagttaCCATAGTGTAAAACTGG AGCACCTGCGGACCTCCGTCAGTGACCGGATGAAACTGATTGCTCAGAAAGCCAAGCCCAGGCTCCAGGACAGTGATGACATCAGCCAGCTGGACATTCAGCTGAAGATGAACGACTTCATCACCAGAATGCAGAAGACCCTGGGGGAGCCTTTTCCCCCACAAATCCAGGAGAAATTGTTCATGCTGCAGGAGTTGTTCTTCATTGTCACAGCTGCCTGA
- the THOC3 gene encoding THO complex subunit 3 translates to MAVSPYVQAMQELFRANTRSREFPAHGAKVHSVAWSCCGRRLASGSFDKTASVFLLEKDRLVKENNYRGHGDSVDQLCWHPSNPDLFVTASGDKTIRIWDVRTTKCIATVNTKGENINICWSPDGQTIAVGNKDDVVTFIDAKTHRSKAEEQFKFEVNKISWNNDNNMFFLTNGNGCINILSYPELKPIQSINAHPSNCICIKFDPMGKYFATGSADALVSLWDVDELVCVRCFSRLDWPVRTLSFSHDGKMLASASEDHFIDIAEVETGEKLWEVQCESPTFTVAWHPKRPLLAFACDDKDGKYDSSREAGTVKLFGLPNDS, encoded by the exons ATGGCGGTGTCGCCCTACGTGCAGGCCATGCAGGAGCTGTTCCGCGCCAACACGCGGAGCCGCGAGTTCCCGGCGCACGGCGCCAAGGTGCATTCGgtggcctggagctgctgcgGCCGCCGCCTCGCCTCCGGCTCCTTCGACAAGACCGCCAGCGTCTTCCTGCTCGAGAAGGACCGGCTG GTGAAGGAGAACAACTACCGGGGCCACGGAGACAGCGTggatcagctctgctggcacccCAGCAACCCTGACCTGTTTGTCACAGCGTCAGGGGACAAAACCATCCGCATCTGGGACGTCCGCACCACCAAGTGCATCGCCACTGTCAACACCAAAG GTGAGAACATCAACATCTGCTGGAGCCCTGATGGACAGACCATTGCCGTGGGGAACAAGGATGATGTGGTCACCTTCATTGATGCCAAGACACATCGCTCCAAAGCTGAGGAACAGTTCAAGTTTGAGGTGAACAAGATCTCGTGGAACAACGATAACAACATGTTCTTCCTCACCAATGGGAATGGCTGCATCAACATCCTCAG CTACCCAGAGCTGAAACCCATCCAGTCCATCAACGCCCATCCTTCCAACTGCATCTGCATCAAGTTTGATCCCATGGGGAAGTACTTTGCCACAGGCAGTGCTGATGCATTGGTCAGCCTCTGGGATGTGGATGAGCTGGTGTGTGTGAGGTGCTTCTCCAG GCTCGACTGGCCCGTGCGGACGTTGAGCTTTAGCCATGATGGGAAGATGCTGGCCTCAGCATCAGAAGATCACTTCATTGACATTGCCGAGGTGGAGACAG GAGAGAAACTCTGGGAGGTGCAGTGTGAATCCCCCACCTTCACAGTGGCCTGGCACCCGAAGAGGCCGCTGCTGGCTTTCGCCTGTGACGACAAAGATGGCAAATatgacagcagcagggaggctggcACTGTCAAGCTTTTCGGGCTCCCCAACGACTCCTGA
- the HIGD2A gene encoding HIG1 domain family member 2A, mitochondrial translates to MAAGPPPQLEPSPLPTFPEEGFADKFLRKTRENPLVPLGCLCTVSVLVYGIICFKKGNTRRSQLMMRARVIAQGCTFAALLGGMAATAFKSRQ, encoded by the exons ATGGCGGCCGGGCCGCCcccccagctggagcccagcccgCTGCCCACGTTCCCTGAGGAGGGATTCGCGGACAAGTTCCTGCGCAAGACCCGCGAGAACCCCCTGGTGCCCCTcg GCTGCCTGTGCACCGTCAGTGTCCTGGTCTACGGAATCATCTGCTTCAAGAAAGGCAACACTCGGCGCTCCCAGCTGATGATGCGGGCGCGTGTCAtagcccagggctgcaccttCGCTGCCCTGCTTGGGGGCATGGCGGCCACGGCTTTCAAATCCCGACAGTGA
- the SIMC1 gene encoding SUMO-interacting motif-containing protein 1 isoform X1, with protein sequence MDNNVVLVSDSDSEGAPSPPPQPCCSRHSLPGPAVSPAAPARHGAAAAHKMAALPWRAGTGGAHGQAASGAVEEEIIDLTCEDANTYPTPSSSLAVIDLTEDMCSLLQSTLGAAQNSRNAAPAAHMSHPQLCPTVEKETQAVPEPSPAPALHNASEKLSSSMVTAETMENCRCLSPDSRRHSWSLEQDYSTTAFNSSLDSQSDSDCQSPSPPSLDSNSSMRADDPEEDPPRPCPERNLPPRLSPAPTLLITPGKAQRSLPEASDFPAHQPILQATPAMTDADSKALLDKLHNFSRNGIQHLFLQGIAPNRETQKQKPGLIPRGKLSMVHTTMEENSLEGTLYFLNEFVSCQHRPPKEIICHLIKQMLLDTYEGEILNDIYTLLMKIQMLHPANITTVGWDWTLVKFIMEQQVLGTLCVMGQGSSSTRCLREKPPGWLLFLQYVVQTLEDDFQHNLKSYQLQKSIAKKVLSCDLCFNNVKEVVNWLVAAVTGVGFSQPRKQLQEARAEHSSSSPRLASTKTAQKEEAQTAFFVQKMMLLLQRMLAMAVEVDRSPTCSSRKIADDIFPFILNIPLRSQREALLNTMENQLLRCRLLELLFQHSCDMPTTSAMSLDKVLYFLSHSSVLPQFQDETATWQRWDEMLQYLSLLLLSYHSVKLEHLRTSVSDRMKLIAQKAKPRLQDSDDISQLDIQLKMNDFITRMQKTLGEPFPPQIQEKLFMLQELFFIVTAA encoded by the exons ATGGACAACAACGTGGTCCTCGTCAGCGATTCGGACTCGGAGGGCGCCCCCTCGCCGccgccccagccctgctgctcccgcCACTcgctgcccggccccgccgtgAGTCCCGCGGCTCCCGCCAGGCACGGCGCCGCTGCCGCACACAAGATGGCGGCGCTGCCATGGCGGGCAGGGACGGGAGGCGCGCACGGACAAGCAGCCTCGGGGGCAGTGGAGGAG gagaTCATTGACCTGACCTGTGAGGATGCAAACACATACCCGACGCCGTCAAGCAGCCTCGCCGTCATTGACCTGACTGAGGACATGTGCAGCCTTCTCCAGTCCACCCTTGGTGCTGCTCAGAACTCCAGAaatgctgccccagctgcacaCATGTCCCATCCCCAACTCTGCCCCACtgtagaaaaagaaacacaggcAGTGCCGGAGCCGAGCCCTGCACCAGCATTACACAATGCTTCTGAGAAGCTCAGTTCCAGCATGGTCACAGCAGAAACCATGGAGAACTGCAGATGCCTTTCTCCTGACTCTAGGCGCCACAgctggagcctggagcaggattACAGCACTACTGCCTTTAACAGCAGCTTGGACTCACAGTCAGACTCAGACTGCCAGTCCCCATCTCCCCCCAGCCTGGACAGCAACAGCAGCATGAGAGCTGATGACCCAGAGGAGGATCCTCCTCGGCCCTGCCCAGAAAGGAACCTTCCcccaaggctgagccctgccccaACCCTTCTTATAACACCAGGAAAGGCCCAAAGGTCTTTGCCAGAAGCAAGTGACTTCCCAGCACACCAACCAATCCTGCAAGCCACCCCAGCCATGACTGATGCTGACAGCAAGGCCTTGCTGGATAAACTGCACAACTTCAGCAGGAATGGAATCCAGCACCTCTTCCTCCAAGGCATAGCACCCAACAGGGAAACACAGAAG CAAAAACCTGGGCTCATCCCCAGGGGGAAGCTGAGCATGGTGCACACCACCATGGAGGAGAACAGCCTGGAGGGTACCTTGTATTTCCTGAACGAGTTTGTCTCCTGCCAGCACCGCCCCCCCAAAGAAATCATCTGCCACCTGATCAAACAGATGCTGTTGGACACCTACGAAGGGGAGATCCTCAATGACATCTACACACTGCTGATGAAGATCCAAAT GCTCCATCCAGCCAACATCACCACAGTGGGATGGGACTGGACATTGGTGAAATTCATCATGgagcagcaggtacttggcacctTGTGTGTCATGGGGCAGGGATCATCCAGCACACGCTGCCTGAGG gAGAAGCCCCCTGGCTGGCTCCTCTTCCTGCAGTACGTGGTACAGACCCTGGAGGATGACTTCCAGCACAATCTGAAGTCCTACCAGCTGCAGAAGTCAATTGCCAAGAAAGTGCTTTCATGTGACTTGTGCTTCAACAATGTCAA ggaagtggtcaatTGGTTGGTGGCAGCAGTTACAGGAGTTGGGTTCTCCCAGCCCCGGAAACAGCTACAAGAAGCCAGGGCTGAACACAGCTCATCTTCACCAAGGCTGGCCAGCACCAAGACAGCTCAGAAAGAAGAGGCCCAGACAGCTTTCTTTGTCCAAAA GATGATGCTCCTGCTCCAGCGGATGTTGGCCATGGCAGTGGAAGTGGACAGAtctcccacctgcagctcccgTAAGATTGCAGACGACATTTTCCCGTTCATACTGAATATCCCCCTGAGGAGCCAAAG GGAAGCTTTATTAAACACCATGGAGAACCAGCTCCTGCGCTGCAGACTGCTGGAGCTGCTATTCCAGCATAGTTGTGACATGCCCACAACCTCAGCCATGTCTCTGGACAAGGTTCTGTATTTCCTGAGCCACTCCTCTGTGCTGCCACAATTCCAG GATGAAACAGCAACATGGCAAAGGTGGGATGAGATGCTGCAGTACTtgagtttgctgctgctgagttaCCATAGTGTAAAACTGG AGCACCTGCGGACCTCCGTCAGTGACCGGATGAAACTGATTGCTCAGAAAGCCAAGCCCAGGCTCCAGGACAGTGATGACATCAGCCAGCTGGACATTCAGCTGAAGATGAACGACTTCATCACCAGAATGCAGAAGACCCTGGGGGAGCCTTTTCCCCCACAAATCCAGGAGAAATTGTTCATGCTGCAGGAGTTGTTCTTCATTGTCACAGCTGCCTGA
- the NOP16 gene encoding nucleolar protein 16: protein MPKAKGKSRRHKYSYNLNRKRLYRSARRRAAPRIACSHIRHAWDPHKSVAQNLAEMGLAEDPNKAVPIPKKLLGMEVESDGQQPGKKIVRKPYVVNEMELEASLPEKKSNTLSRDLIDYVKYMIQNHGENYKEMARDEKNYYQDTPKQIKRKINVYKNFYPEEYKNFIASLKPEKMEVQ from the exons ATGCCGAAGGCCAAGGGGAAGAGCCGGCGGCACAAATACTCCTACAACCTCAACCGCAAGCGGCTCTACcgcagcgcccgccgccgcgccgcgcccCGCATCGCCTG CTCGCACATCCGCCATGCATGGGACCCGCACAAGTCGGTGGCGCAGAACCTGGCCGAGATGGGCCTGGCCGAGGATCCCAACAAGGCTGTCCCCATCCCGAAGAAGCTGCTG GGGATGGAAGTGGAAAGTGATGGACAACAGCCAGGAAAGAAAATAGTGCGGAAGCCGTACGTGGTGAATG AGATGGAATTGGAGGCCAGCCTCCCTGAGAAGAAGTCAAACACGCTCTCACGGGACCTCATTGACTATGTGAAATACATGATCCAGAACCACGGGGAGAACTACAAG GAAATGGCTCGGGATGAGAAGAACTACTACCAGGATACTCCCAAACAGATTAAGAGGAAGATCAATGTGTACAAGAATTTCTATCCCGAGGAGTACAAGAATTTCATTGCATCACTCAAGCCAGAAAAAATGGAAGTGCAGTGA
- the KIAA1191 gene encoding putative monooxygenase p33MONOX, translating to MSAGKSDAPALEPGGGARSGRMSLPLGVPRRAFSYDDALEDTAPMTPPPADLCASVLWKQPVIPERKYQELSKDEEGDANMKPVITPSSSTESVNKVPVVKAKATHIIMNSLITKQTQESIQRFEQQAGLREAGYTPHKGLTTEETKYHRVAEAVHNLKMQNGETTKDDKQNSSAQSTPSSTPHSSPRHRNRGWFSQGSSTSITGSDFAMEGGGDRLSSERWSFFGPRAVQKSASDAGGFTIQSYKGAQKPSPMELMRAQATRMTEDPVTFKPPKMDIPGTDGRKQSPRSHNIKPRDLNVLTPTGF from the exons ATGAGCGCTGGCAAGTCCGACGCTCCCG CGCTGGAgccgggcggcggggcccgcTCGGGCAGGATGTCGTTGCCCCTGGGCGTTCCACGCCGCGCCTTCAGCTACGATGATGCCCTGGAGGACACGGCGCCCATGACGCCGCCGCCCGCCGATCTGTGCGCCAGCGTGCTCTGGAAGCAGCCGGTCATCCCCGAGCGCAAGTACCAGGAGCTCTCGAAG GATGAGGAAGGGGATGCCAACATGAAGCCTGTCATAACTCCTTCATCATCCACTGAAAGTGTGAACAAGGTGCCTGTGGTGAAGGCCAAGGCCACTCACATCATCATGAACTCCCTCATCACAA AGCAGACTCAGGAGAGCATCCAGCGCTttgagcagcaggcagggctgagggaagcTGGCTACACACCCCACAAAGGCCTCACCACTGAGGAGACCAAATACCACCGAGTGGCTGAGGCAGTCCAT AACCTAAAAATGCAGAATGGAGAGACAACAAAAGATGACAAACAGAATTCTTCTGCTCAGTCCACTCCAAGCAGCACCCCCCACTCCTCTCCCAGGCATAGAAACAG gggTTGGTTTAGTCAGGGATCCTCTACTTCTATCACTGGCTCAGACTTTGCTATGGAAGGTGGTGGGGACAGATTGTCATCTGAAAGATGGAGCTTTTTTGGACCCAGAGCTGTCCAGAAATCAGCCAGTGATGCAG gAGGATTTACCATTCAGTCCTATAAGGGTGCCCAGAAGCCATCCCCAATGGAGCTGATGCGTGCTCAGGCTACAAGGATGACAGAGGATCCAGTCACCTTCAAGCCACCCAAAATGGACATTCCAGGCACAGATGGGAGGAAACAATCTCCACGTTCCCACAATATCAAACCTCGGGATCTGAATGTGCTCACTCCCACTGGGTTCTAG
- the CPLX2 gene encoding complexin-2, with amino-acid sequence MDFVMKQALGGATKDMGKMLGGEEEKDPDAQKKEEERQEALRQQEEERKAKHARMEAEREKVRQQIRDKYGLKKKEEKEAEEKAALEQPCEGSLTRPKKAIPAGCGDEEEEEEESILDTVLKYLPGPLQDMFKK; translated from the exons ATGGACTTCGTCATGAAGCAAGCGCTGGGCG GGGCCACCAAGGACATGGGGAAGATGCTGGGGGGCGAGGAGGAGAAGGATCCCGACGCgcagaagaaggaggaggagaggcaggaagcTCTGcgccagcaggaggaggagcggAAAGCCAAGCACGCCCGCATGGAAGCGGAGCGGGAGAAAGTCCGGCAGCAGATCCGTGACAAG TACGggctgaagaagaaggaggagaaggaagcagaggagaaagctgctctggagcagccGTGTGAGGGCAGCCTGACACGCCCCAAGAAGGCAATCCCGGCAGGCTGTGGGgacgaggaagaggaggaggaggagagcatcCTGGACACCGTCCTCAAGTACCTGCCCGGCCCACTGCAGGATATGTTCAAGAAGTAA